The genomic window GGTCGAGAATAAATTTGGCGTGAAGGTCCTAAATGTTGCCACCAGCAATCGGGTGGGCAAGGCCAAGAGCACGACCATCAGGAGTAGCGGTCGTGTTATACGGACTGAGGGGCGTCGTGCCCACTGGAAGCGAGCCATCGTCACGCTAGCTGAAGGCCAGAGGATCGATCTGTTTGGCGCGGAAGGGACCACTTAATCATGCCCATAAGGTCCATTAAACCCACTACTCCCGGCCAACGGTTCATGTCAGTGTCTACCTTTGAGGAACTGACCACCGGGACTCCAGTGCAAGCGCTCACGGAGGCATT from Candidatus Neomarinimicrobiota bacterium includes these protein-coding regions:
- the rplW gene encoding 50S ribosomal protein L23; protein product: MSIKNNILLRPLLTEKMTRLEEEQRKYAFEVHPKANKLEIKAAVENKFGVKVLNVATSNRVGKAKSTTIRSSGRVIRTEGRRAHWKRAIVTLAEGQRIDLFGAEGTT